From a region of the Arachis ipaensis cultivar K30076 chromosome B09, Araip1.1, whole genome shotgun sequence genome:
- the LOC107614975 gene encoding uncharacterized protein LOC107614975 — protein MWNCRGLGKPLTVHNIKGIVKSHSPEVLFLCETKNNTSHVERVIKDVGFSNLFCLDPIGHAGGLMVAWKEETRVQIKAFESFLVHFAWEDSQNAKTWEVFAVHLHTDETIREAQFGQLLQIMDTSGEHRLVVGDFNAIKAHHEKEGGRMKSASSIQKFNDFIKKAELVDMGYEGKKFTWSNRQFGGNFIQERLDRALVSTEWRAEYPNGFVSHLDGTGSDHCPLLLNSEKEERRSRRRFRFQERWCDKEEVSNIVKHAWDLEVVGSSMFKLATKLKHCRHKLYEWQKSADSNSKQQIRRVQGKLEEEKEKGAAADGVNPRIFRK, from the coding sequence ATGTGGAACTGTCGGGGTTTGGGGAAACCCCTTACAGTTCACAACATTAAAGGGATTGTTAAATCCCATTCCCCCGAGGTATTGTTTCTCTGTGAAACCAAAAACAATACCTCGCATGTGGAGAGGGTGATTAAGGATGTTGGTTTCTCGAATTTGTTTTGCTTGGACCCGATTGGACATGCAGGAGGGTTAATGGTTGCTTGGAAGGAGGAAACGAGGGTGCAAATCAAAGCTTTTGAATCTTTTCTAGTGCACTTTGCATGGGAGGATAGTCAAAATGCAAAGACATGGGAAGTTTTTGCTGTGCATCTCCACACAGATGAAACAATTAGAGAAGCGCAGTTCGGACAGCTACTTCAGATTATGGATACTTCGGGAGAGCATCGATTGGTGGTAGGAGACTTCAATGCTATAAAGGCCCACCATGAGAAGGAGGGAGGGAGGATGAAATCAGCATCATCCATTCAGAAATTCAATGATTTTATTAAGAAAGCTGAATTGGTGGATATGGGATATGAAGGCAAGAAGTTCACATGGAGTAATAGGCAGTTCGGAGGTAATTTTATTCAAGAAAGACTAGACAGAGCACTTGTGTCGACGGAATGGAGAGCAGAATATCCAAACGGTTTCGTGTCTCATTTGGATGGTACAGGATCTGATCACTGCCCCTTGCTCCTTAAttcagaaaaggaagaaagaaggtcAAGAAGAAGATTCAGGTTCCAAGAGCGTTGGTGCGATAAAGAAGAGGTATCAAATATTGTTAAACATGCTTGGGACTTGGAAGTAGTGGGCTCATCCATGTTCAAATTGGCTACAAAACTAAAACATTGCAGGCATAAACTGTATGAATGGCAAAAATCAgcagattcaaattcaaaacagcaGATCCGAAGAGTGCAGGGGaaattggaagaagaaaaagaaaaaggagcagCTGCAGATGGTGTAAACCCCcggatttttagaaaataa